A single window of Archangium gephyra DNA harbors:
- the yedA gene encoding drug/metabolite exporter YedA, whose translation MSSATSSIPTAAMPADTTPADPNRGMLIFCLFALYVVWGSTYLAIRWALQGGFPPFLMAGLRFSLAGLILYTLLRVRGYAHPSVREWGAGALIGTLLLVMGNGGVVFAQQYVPSGVVAIVVGSVPLWAALFGGLFGQWPGNAERWGLAIGFCGLILLNLGSDMSGNGWASFALLVGPITWAFGSIWSRRLPMAQGLMSTATQMLTGGALFLLISFLLGERLTTLPSPRALSAFFYLVLFGSLVAFSAYGYLLRNARPALATSYAYVNPMVAVLLGTFLAGESLSTWGMLAMGAILGSVVLLTRAKR comes from the coding sequence TTGTCCTCCGCTACCTCCTCGATTCCCACCGCGGCGATGCCCGCGGACACCACGCCCGCGGACCCCAACCGCGGGATGCTGATCTTCTGCCTCTTCGCGCTCTATGTGGTCTGGGGCTCGACGTACCTGGCCATCCGCTGGGCGCTGCAAGGGGGCTTCCCGCCCTTCCTCATGGCGGGCCTGCGCTTCTCGCTGGCGGGACTCATCCTCTACACGCTGTTGCGGGTGCGCGGGTACGCCCACCCCTCGGTGCGCGAGTGGGGGGCGGGGGCGCTCATCGGCACGCTGCTGTTGGTGATGGGCAACGGCGGCGTGGTGTTCGCGCAGCAGTACGTGCCCTCGGGCGTGGTGGCGATCGTGGTGGGGAGCGTGCCGTTGTGGGCGGCGCTCTTCGGCGGACTGTTCGGCCAGTGGCCGGGAAACGCCGAGCGCTGGGGCCTGGCCATCGGCTTCTGCGGCCTCATCCTGCTCAACCTCGGCAGTGACATGAGCGGCAACGGGTGGGCGTCCTTCGCGCTGCTGGTGGGCCCCATCACGTGGGCCTTCGGCTCCATCTGGTCGCGCCGGCTGCCCATGGCGCAGGGGCTCATGTCCACCGCCACGCAGATGCTCACCGGAGGCGCCCTCTTCCTGCTCATCAGCTTCCTGCTCGGCGAGCGCCTCACCACCCTGCCCTCGCCGCGCGCCCTCAGCGCCTTCTTCTACCTGGTGCTCTTCGGCTCGCTGGTGGCCTTCAGCGCCTACGGCTACCTGCTGCGCAACGCGCGTCCGGCGCTCGCCACCAGCTACGCCTACGTCAACCCGATGGTGGCGGTGCTGCTGGGCACCTTCCTGGCCGGCGAGTCGCTGAGCACCTGGGGGATGCTCGCCATGGGCGCCATCCTCGGCTCCGTGGTGCTGCTCACCCGCGCGAAGCGCTGA
- a CDS encoding DNA/RNA non-specific endonuclease, protein MRPLNKLAIAVVSGLLLGGCGVSETDLGGDGVASQMEQDFGGPDGLMEFFQSHTEEEIREALKVYGIGYVVRGRVTEEAISDCPKYFASADRNIWFNFDGEYYLIDGSGRPSRAYKYLPPIVAAARIDSCQLNVGQWGDAENPANDYDGGHMIGSQLGGWGGRANLVPQDANFNRGNWVTLENKAAKCGSLPSGRIRYYIGANYPNTTALIPNNMTMELRNQSTGSYVALSFSNVDYGGTNGTNEKNRGVTWLTNQGCN, encoded by the coding sequence ATGCGCCCCCTGAACAAGCTCGCGATCGCGGTGGTGTCTGGCCTGTTGCTTGGCGGTTGTGGAGTGTCGGAGACGGACCTGGGTGGCGACGGTGTCGCCAGTCAGATGGAGCAGGACTTCGGGGGCCCGGACGGCCTCATGGAGTTCTTCCAGAGCCACACGGAGGAGGAGATCCGCGAGGCGCTGAAGGTCTACGGCATCGGGTACGTCGTGCGCGGGCGGGTCACCGAGGAGGCGATCAGCGACTGTCCGAAGTACTTCGCGTCGGCGGACCGGAACATCTGGTTCAACTTCGACGGCGAGTACTACCTCATCGACGGCTCGGGCCGGCCGAGCCGGGCGTACAAGTACCTGCCGCCGATCGTCGCCGCGGCGCGCATCGACTCCTGCCAGTTGAACGTGGGGCAGTGGGGCGACGCGGAGAACCCCGCCAACGACTATGATGGGGGCCACATGATCGGCTCGCAGCTCGGAGGCTGGGGGGGCCGGGCGAACCTGGTGCCCCAGGACGCCAACTTCAACCGGGGCAACTGGGTGACGCTCGAGAACAAGGCGGCCAAGTGCGGGAGCCTGCCGAGCGGCCGGATCCGCTACTACATCGGCGCGAACTACCCGAACACCACCGCGCTCATCCCCAACAACATGACGATGGAGCTGCGCAACCAGTCCACGGGTAGCTACGTGGCCCTGTCCTTCTCGAACGTGGACTACGGCGGCACCAACGGCACGAACGAGAAGAACCGGGGCGTGACCTGGCTGACGAACCAGGGCTGCAACTGA
- a CDS encoding vanadium-dependent haloperoxidase, whose translation MAKAHTLTDNFNDNSLNSSKWAVYGPVQEVNRRLEFRPDGGIANYAGCRATAAYDLTDSFFQLEVSQALLQSTPSSETTFFARGTGGERVLFVVGGGELACVLNTATLARVPYDPERHRWWRMRESASVIHWEVSADGREWTALVSKQLDAALRTVFTTLTVEFQAGCFQPTTSPGVAIFDSFNTPPESLPRRTEERRLSALATREKAARLAAERPHPEHFNNNDEVNYPDRPFIGNFSKGLKHDTVGDPDPISYGSLLRALESRDPGDFEEILQPAGAVKLVNPQAGLAFELSGPDAQAVTQPPAPRFDSKRAAAEMGELYWMALARDVPFVNYAAEAGVANSIIERAIRSLTTEFPLFGGTPTVTAQNLFRGIFPGEQVGPYVSQFLWKGNSDPRKPDGKGRDADEGYITYGSQVIDQRQLTVKGAELGAAADYLTQFATWLAVQNGRDDRGKDQFDPMPRFIRNLRDGANFVHFDQVVNAYLNAAFLLLSEPLGNQLSGMGASRPQVDKEFPCNPGNPYDPPGTAGDSRTQVGFTTFGPIHLLQLLIEVSGRAGRAVWWQKWGVHRRLRPEEYGGRIDNHLSGRRTYPLDTSILNSLSTGLLSPYFSERWGSFLLPQAYPEGAPLHPAYGAGHATISGACATLLKAYFDESAPIESPVIARADGLALDPYTGAGATQMTVGGELNKLAGNIALFRSAAGVHWRTDYCESLLLGERVALGLLQEMSLTFNEDDAFFQFTRFDGTRVRIFDGRVEPA comes from the coding sequence ATGGCGAAGGCGCATACGCTCACCGACAACTTCAATGACAATTCGCTCAACAGCTCCAAGTGGGCGGTCTACGGGCCCGTCCAGGAGGTGAATCGCCGCCTCGAGTTCAGACCGGATGGAGGCATCGCGAACTACGCGGGGTGCAGGGCCACTGCCGCGTATGACCTGACCGACTCCTTCTTCCAGCTCGAGGTCAGCCAGGCGCTGCTGCAGTCGACGCCGTCGTCCGAGACGACGTTCTTCGCCAGGGGGACGGGGGGCGAGAGGGTCCTGTTCGTCGTGGGGGGCGGCGAGCTGGCCTGCGTCCTGAACACCGCGACTCTCGCGCGCGTGCCCTACGACCCGGAACGCCACCGTTGGTGGCGCATGCGCGAGTCCGCGAGCGTGATCCATTGGGAGGTCTCGGCCGACGGGCGGGAGTGGACCGCCCTGGTCAGCAAACAGCTGGATGCCGCGCTCCGGACCGTCTTCACCACCCTCACCGTCGAGTTCCAGGCGGGCTGCTTCCAGCCGACCACTTCCCCGGGCGTGGCCATCTTCGACTCCTTCAACACTCCCCCGGAGAGCCTGCCCCGGCGCACGGAGGAGCGGCGCCTGTCCGCACTGGCCACGCGCGAGAAGGCCGCCCGGCTCGCCGCCGAGCGCCCCCACCCCGAGCACTTCAACAACAACGACGAGGTCAACTACCCGGACCGTCCCTTCATCGGCAACTTCTCCAAGGGCCTCAAGCACGACACCGTCGGCGATCCGGATCCCATCTCCTACGGCTCGCTGCTGCGCGCCCTGGAGAGCCGGGACCCGGGGGACTTCGAGGAGATCCTCCAGCCCGCGGGGGCCGTGAAGCTCGTCAATCCGCAGGCCGGCCTCGCCTTCGAGCTGTCGGGCCCGGACGCGCAGGCCGTCACCCAGCCGCCCGCGCCGCGCTTCGACAGCAAGCGGGCCGCGGCGGAGATGGGCGAGCTGTACTGGATGGCGCTCGCCCGCGACGTGCCCTTCGTCAACTACGCCGCCGAGGCGGGCGTCGCCAACAGCATCATCGAGCGCGCCATCCGCTCGCTCACCACCGAGTTCCCCTTGTTCGGCGGCACCCCCACCGTCACCGCGCAGAACCTCTTCCGCGGCATCTTCCCCGGCGAGCAGGTGGGGCCCTACGTCTCCCAGTTCCTCTGGAAGGGCAACAGCGACCCGCGCAAGCCCGACGGCAAGGGGCGTGACGCCGACGAGGGCTACATCACCTACGGCTCCCAGGTCATCGACCAGCGCCAGTTGACCGTGAAGGGCGCCGAGCTCGGCGCCGCCGCCGACTACCTGACCCAGTTCGCCACCTGGCTCGCCGTGCAGAACGGCCGGGATGACCGGGGCAAGGACCAGTTCGACCCCATGCCCCGCTTCATCCGCAACCTGCGCGACGGGGCCAACTTCGTCCACTTCGACCAGGTGGTGAACGCGTACCTGAACGCCGCCTTCCTGCTGCTCTCCGAGCCCCTCGGCAACCAGCTCTCGGGCATGGGCGCCAGCCGGCCCCAGGTGGACAAGGAGTTCCCCTGCAACCCGGGCAACCCCTACGATCCACCGGGCACCGCGGGCGACTCGCGCACCCAGGTGGGCTTCACCACCTTCGGGCCCATCCACCTGTTGCAGCTGCTCATCGAGGTGTCCGGGCGGGCCGGGCGCGCCGTGTGGTGGCAGAAGTGGGGCGTGCACCGGCGGCTGCGCCCCGAGGAGTACGGCGGGCGCATCGACAACCACCTGTCCGGCCGGCGCACCTACCCGCTGGACACCTCCATCCTCAACTCGCTGTCCACCGGACTGCTCAGCCCGTACTTCTCCGAGCGCTGGGGCTCCTTCCTCCTCCCGCAGGCCTACCCCGAGGGCGCGCCCCTCCACCCGGCCTACGGCGCGGGCCACGCCACCATCTCCGGCGCGTGCGCCACCCTCCTCAAGGCGTACTTCGATGAGAGCGCGCCCATCGAGAGCCCCGTCATCGCCAGAGCGGACGGCCTCGCCCTGGATCCCTACACGGGGGCCGGCGCCACGCAGATGACGGTGGGCGGCGAGCTCAACAAGCTGGCCGGCAACATCGCCCTCTTCCGCAGCGCCGCGGGCGTGCACTGGCGCACCGACTACTGCGAGTCCCTCCTGCTCGGAGAGCGCGTGGCCCTCGGGCTCCTGCAGGAGATGAGCCTCACCTTCAACGAGGACGACGCCTTCTTCCAGTTCACCCGGTTCGACGGCACCCGCGTCCGCATCTTCGACGGACGCGTGGAACCCGCCTGA
- a CDS encoding alpha/beta fold hydrolase, with translation MHEARTFELNGIEMHCEVRGEGEPLVLLHGGTGAGSDWRYVFDAPLEGYRTVVPDLRGHGRSTNPSGILTVRQVARDVLALMDRLGIERFKAIGMSLGAKTLLHVATAQPARVDAMVLVSATPYFPSRARALMAQSNADALSEGEWTLLRQKHVHGDEQIRALHAQMRAFKDSYDDMNFTPPYLSTISARTLIVHGDRDPLYPVDLAVEMYTAIPRAALWVVPEGGHGPIFGPMAPRFRETALEFLNIPSPLGRGTG, from the coding sequence ATGCACGAGGCACGGACGTTCGAGCTCAACGGTATCGAGATGCACTGCGAGGTTCGCGGGGAGGGCGAGCCGTTGGTGCTGCTGCACGGCGGCACGGGCGCGGGCAGTGACTGGCGCTACGTCTTCGACGCGCCGCTCGAGGGGTATCGGACCGTCGTGCCGGACCTGCGCGGCCATGGCCGCTCGACGAACCCCTCCGGGATACTCACCGTCCGCCAGGTGGCGAGGGATGTGCTCGCGCTGATGGATCGCCTCGGCATCGAGCGCTTCAAGGCCATCGGGATGAGCCTCGGCGCCAAGACGCTGCTGCATGTGGCGACCGCTCAGCCGGCGCGCGTCGACGCGATGGTCCTCGTGAGCGCGACTCCGTACTTTCCCTCGCGGGCCCGGGCGCTCATGGCACAGAGCAACGCGGATGCCTTGAGCGAAGGGGAGTGGACGCTGCTGCGACAGAAGCACGTCCACGGTGATGAGCAGATCCGCGCGCTGCACGCGCAGATGCGGGCGTTCAAGGACAGCTACGACGATATGAATTTCACGCCGCCGTACCTGTCGACGATCTCCGCGCGCACGCTCATCGTGCACGGAGACAGGGATCCGCTGTATCCGGTGGACCTGGCGGTGGAGATGTACACGGCCATCCCGCGAGCGGCGTTGTGGGTGGTGCCGGAGGGCGGCCATGGTCCCATCTTCGGCCCGATGGCCCCGCGCTTCCGGGAGACCGCCCTGGAGTTCCTCAATATTCCCTCTCCCCTCGGGAGAGGGACGGGGTGA
- a CDS encoding tetratricopeptide repeat protein, producing the protein MASPRFRLFACCVLLSSAAWAQQPPTTAPAPAPGRFSAVAPPRYVPAPPSPAARAALRLHQEGCQAEGFDDATCEKAVRQLEAVVRDDPRQLDAQLALADAVWNQAFRKPEGSAERARLRQRSLELYQQLVDLGVPDARPYYGLSVLTRDPDLRIGLLRRALELAPKHPEAHKDLAGLLLTRGQVDEAVREYRTHLSVRPYEGREDALEDIQFADRLASAGRVREASQVYDAVWDATGKEPRSERCQIFKAVELDPYERIGARFARELRNLRSACAGSPRLEGAVELERQGRDAAALQELERQIQENPVPAEPYLALQRLHLKQGRVDEAAEVMTRYFRQEKDPEERCRHFRTLSPRTTRALEPGLMNDLDRACRARRP; encoded by the coding sequence ATGGCTTCCCCTCGCTTCCGTCTCTTCGCCTGTTGCGTGCTCCTCTCCTCCGCGGCGTGGGCCCAGCAGCCGCCCACCACCGCCCCCGCTCCGGCCCCGGGCCGTTTCTCCGCCGTCGCGCCTCCCCGCTACGTGCCCGCGCCCCCCTCTCCGGCGGCCCGGGCGGCGCTGCGGCTTCACCAGGAGGGCTGCCAGGCCGAGGGCTTCGACGACGCCACCTGCGAGAAGGCCGTGCGCCAGCTGGAGGCCGTCGTGCGCGACGACCCGCGCCAGCTCGACGCGCAGCTCGCGCTCGCGGATGCCGTCTGGAACCAGGCCTTCCGAAAGCCCGAGGGCTCCGCCGAGCGCGCACGCCTCCGCCAGCGCTCGCTCGAGCTCTACCAGCAACTGGTGGACCTGGGCGTCCCGGATGCGCGGCCGTACTACGGGCTCAGCGTCCTCACGCGCGACCCGGACCTCCGCATCGGGCTGCTGCGCCGCGCCCTGGAGCTCGCCCCCAAGCACCCCGAGGCCCACAAGGACCTGGCCGGGCTGCTGCTCACCCGGGGCCAGGTGGACGAGGCCGTGCGCGAGTACCGCACCCACCTCTCGGTGCGCCCCTACGAGGGCCGCGAGGATGCCCTGGAGGACATCCAGTTCGCTGACAGGCTCGCCTCGGCCGGGCGCGTGCGCGAGGCCTCCCAGGTGTACGACGCCGTCTGGGACGCCACCGGCAAGGAGCCCCGCTCCGAGCGCTGTCAGATCTTCAAGGCCGTGGAGCTCGACCCCTACGAGCGCATCGGCGCCCGTTTCGCGCGGGAGCTGCGTAACCTCCGGTCCGCCTGTGCCGGCTCGCCCCGCCTGGAGGGAGCGGTGGAGCTGGAGCGCCAGGGCCGGGACGCGGCCGCCCTCCAGGAGTTGGAGCGCCAGATTCAGGAGAACCCCGTGCCCGCGGAGCCGTACCTCGCCCTGCAGCGCCTCCACCTGAAGCAGGGCCGGGTGGACGAGGCCGCGGAGGTGATGACCCGCTACTTCCGGCAGGAGAAGGACCCCGAGGAACGATGCCGACACTTCCGGACACTGTCCCCGCGGACGACGCGGGCCCTGGAGCCCGGCCTTATGAATGACCTGGACCGTGCCTGTCGCGCCCGGCGGCCCTGA
- a CDS encoding D-Ala-D-Ala carboxypeptidase family metallohydrolase, whose product MDERVRALLQNDVQEKPVGTRGLTPRTVVVSPGAPILTVGALGDTDPQGDDVCSGPRVGGRCAGSILAGPNGIADTRANNRETQVKLEDFVSSAFRNPQRNRAAGSATINSRHTRGSALDIDPRRMPIPGKTPQQLMCIVEAAGDTVVGERDSFTERGATLFLACDSPSADHVHVQR is encoded by the coding sequence ATGGACGAGCGCGTCCGCGCGCTCCTCCAGAACGATGTGCAGGAGAAGCCGGTGGGGACGCGCGGCCTGACGCCCAGGACGGTGGTGGTGTCGCCCGGAGCGCCCATCCTCACCGTGGGAGCGCTCGGGGACACGGATCCCCAGGGAGATGATGTCTGCTCGGGTCCCCGCGTGGGCGGGCGGTGCGCCGGCTCCATCCTCGCCGGTCCCAATGGCATCGCCGACACCCGCGCCAACAACCGCGAGACGCAGGTGAAGTTGGAGGACTTCGTCAGCAGCGCCTTCCGCAACCCGCAGCGCAACCGCGCCGCCGGCTCGGCCACCATCAACAGCCGCCACACCCGCGGCAGCGCGCTGGACATCGACCCGCGCCGCATGCCCATCCCCGGCAAGACGCCACAGCAGTTGATGTGCATCGTCGAGGCCGCCGGAGACACCGTCGTCGGCGAGCGCGACTCCTTCACCGAGCGCGGCGCCACCCTCTTCCTCGCGTGCGACAGCCCGTCCGCCGACCACGTGCATGTCCAGCGCTGA
- the hrcA gene encoding heat-inducible transcriptional repressor HrcA, whose amino-acid sequence MSEELLGEREKEVLRAVVQEYISTGGPVGSQHLARRAEFDVSSATLRNVLADLEELGFLEKPHTSAGRVPTDRGYRFYVDTMVRLKDPAPRDRELIHAGLAHESGMEELLSEASRLLHSLTRHAGVVVTPRPDVAIFQRIEFVRLREDRVLAILVGQNGQVHNKLLMVDFPITSDELLKASNYLSELLHEVTLEEARERIRTELDQEQALYNALTSKALKLGAAATDLQTGERVLIEGTGSFLEQPEFADVERMRALFKALGEKHKLLSLLDRVQRAREMQIFIGTESEFSSAGDVTVIASPYGSREQVLGTVGVIGPTRMNYQRIIPLVNFTAQVLSMALDKA is encoded by the coding sequence ATGTCCGAGGAGCTACTGGGTGAGCGCGAGAAGGAAGTCCTCCGCGCTGTCGTTCAGGAATACATCTCCACCGGCGGCCCGGTCGGCAGTCAGCACCTGGCGCGCCGCGCGGAGTTCGACGTCTCTTCCGCCACGCTGCGCAACGTGCTCGCGGACCTGGAGGAGCTCGGCTTCCTCGAGAAGCCCCACACCTCCGCGGGCCGCGTTCCCACGGACCGTGGCTACCGCTTCTACGTGGACACGATGGTGCGGCTGAAGGATCCCGCCCCGAGAGACCGGGAGCTCATCCACGCCGGGCTGGCGCACGAGTCAGGCATGGAGGAACTGCTGTCCGAGGCCTCGCGCCTGTTGCACTCGCTCACCCGGCACGCGGGAGTCGTCGTCACCCCGCGCCCGGACGTGGCCATCTTCCAGCGGATTGAATTCGTCCGGCTGCGCGAGGACCGGGTGCTCGCCATCCTGGTGGGGCAGAACGGCCAGGTGCACAACAAGCTGCTGATGGTGGACTTCCCCATCACCTCGGACGAGCTGCTCAAGGCGAGCAACTACCTCTCCGAGCTGCTGCACGAGGTGACGCTGGAGGAGGCGCGCGAGCGCATCCGCACCGAGCTGGACCAGGAGCAGGCGCTCTACAACGCGCTGACGTCCAAGGCGCTCAAGCTGGGCGCGGCCGCCACGGACCTCCAGACGGGAGAGCGCGTGCTCATCGAGGGCACGGGCTCCTTCCTGGAGCAGCCCGAGTTCGCCGACGTGGAGCGCATGCGCGCGCTCTTCAAGGCGCTCGGGGAGAAGCACAAGCTGCTGTCGCTGCTGGACCGGGTGCAGCGCGCGCGCGAGATGCAGATCTTCATCGGCACCGAGAGCGAGTTCTCCTCGGCCGGTGACGTGACGGTCATCGCCAGCCCCTACGGCAGCCGCGAGCAGGTGCTCGGCACGGTGGGCGTCATCGGGCCCACGCGCATGAACTACCAGCGCATCATCCCCCTGGTGAACTTCACCGCCCAGGTGCTGTCGATGGCGCTCGACAAGGCCTGA
- a CDS encoding carboxypeptidase regulatory-like domain-containing protein — translation MRQRPLFPLVVAAALSVAALLLLWLRPTLGETPGTATVGPRATTRPGSPGNAPARTSPRPTPPLDVPATLADGSFVVRVRASGAPVPGARVRAWLKGPEDGAGQPSWRRAGEGTTAQDGTLRLPSAPGLYLLSAQAQGHAPARREVPRHQGEPETVVELSLPASTSLRGRTVAEGRGEPVPLAEVTLRPYTEPGNPSAQAHALPEEVAVATSDARGHFDFTGLAPGRYELVAEAPGFSRRTMRFVAVPASGELEVGLWPASTLEGFVVGADGQPAPDAEVRVLGGPTDFRTTTGAGGGFSLEVSGGTYWVVARKGGQVGRAPGFIVVGPGETARDVTVRLGASGHLAGTVTRVADAGPVEGAWLVASPAGAGGELGRARTDASGQYALELPPGDYDVRVLAPGHTDSSGQGLVVEADRYTVADFRLEGTASVEGTVADGQGRPLAGVSVRAGLLRGASGEEFYTRTDAAGAFLLEGLPVGTVRVRARQDASAVWTSRTTPLASGARSRVDFTLSETGMVRGRVTQASGAPLPEPAVVRAMAKEGSGGLLDMGLAETDAEGHYQLELRAGVYQLTAVLPGARYTYHHVDDPAVTVEPGASVMMDLTLLNERGLHGVVLEPSGTPSPGALVVVTQAGDFPFSFPVDADEEGRFNVPPHPQPTTLTLRAHHAGRLSVPLPIPEGAGELKLQLQPAATLHGRVVARSGAAPSGFTLRLLNADGSVPAWARDTQRTFPGGEFLLTDAPGQPLKVSVRTTDGRTGEAQVTLSPGQRADVEVPLTGGAASISGRVVWSPSGAPASGVGLYLDRAPGSAADAHSGPDGRFRLADVTPGAHTVQLLAPEGRPETRTVTVATSEAVDVGDVQVTARKANAGSVGAGFSENQGQVSIAWLTPEGPAARGGVRVGDRLLSVDGQVVRNRTEAERRTQGAPGTPVQVTVRREGGVEQTLLLTRAD, via the coding sequence GTGCGCCAACGTCCCCTCTTCCCGCTCGTCGTGGCCGCCGCCCTCTCGGTGGCGGCGCTCCTCCTGCTGTGGCTCCGCCCGACGCTGGGAGAGACGCCCGGCACGGCGACGGTGGGCCCTCGGGCCACCACGCGCCCGGGCTCCCCTGGCAACGCTCCGGCCCGCACGTCGCCCCGCCCCACACCACCGCTCGACGTGCCCGCGACGCTGGCCGATGGCAGCTTCGTGGTGCGGGTGAGGGCCTCGGGCGCGCCCGTGCCGGGAGCGAGGGTCCGGGCCTGGTTGAAGGGGCCGGAGGACGGCGCGGGCCAGCCCTCGTGGCGCCGCGCCGGTGAGGGGACGACGGCCCAGGACGGCACGCTTCGGCTGCCCTCGGCTCCGGGCCTCTACCTCCTCAGCGCCCAGGCACAGGGCCACGCTCCCGCGCGGCGCGAGGTGCCCCGGCACCAGGGCGAGCCCGAAACAGTGGTGGAGCTGTCCCTGCCCGCGAGCACCTCGCTGCGCGGGCGCACGGTGGCCGAGGGCCGCGGCGAGCCAGTGCCCCTGGCCGAGGTGACGCTGCGCCCCTACACCGAGCCGGGAAACCCCTCGGCCCAGGCGCACGCGCTGCCCGAGGAGGTGGCGGTGGCGACGAGCGACGCGCGGGGGCACTTCGACTTCACGGGGCTCGCGCCGGGCCGCTACGAGCTGGTGGCGGAGGCACCGGGCTTCAGCCGCCGGACGATGCGCTTCGTGGCGGTGCCCGCCTCGGGCGAGCTGGAGGTGGGGCTGTGGCCTGCCTCCACGCTGGAGGGCTTCGTGGTGGGCGCGGACGGACAGCCGGCGCCGGACGCGGAGGTGCGGGTGCTGGGAGGGCCCACGGACTTCCGCACCACCACGGGCGCGGGTGGCGGCTTCTCCCTGGAGGTGTCCGGCGGGACGTACTGGGTGGTGGCCCGGAAGGGCGGCCAGGTGGGACGCGCGCCGGGCTTCATCGTGGTGGGGCCGGGAGAGACGGCGCGCGACGTCACGGTGCGGCTCGGCGCGTCCGGACACCTCGCGGGCACGGTGACGCGCGTGGCGGACGCCGGGCCCGTGGAGGGCGCGTGGCTGGTGGCCAGTCCGGCCGGTGCGGGCGGGGAGCTGGGCCGTGCGCGGACGGATGCCTCGGGCCAGTACGCACTGGAGCTGCCGCCAGGGGACTACGACGTGCGGGTGCTGGCCCCGGGCCACACGGACAGCTCGGGCCAGGGGCTGGTGGTGGAGGCGGACCGGTACACCGTGGCGGACTTCCGCCTGGAGGGCACGGCGTCGGTGGAGGGCACGGTGGCGGACGGCCAGGGACGGCCGCTCGCCGGAGTGAGCGTGCGCGCGGGCCTGCTGCGCGGCGCCTCGGGCGAGGAGTTCTACACGCGCACCGACGCGGCGGGCGCCTTCCTGCTGGAAGGACTGCCGGTGGGCACGGTGCGAGTACGGGCCAGGCAGGACGCCTCGGCCGTGTGGACGAGCCGCACCACGCCGCTCGCCTCGGGCGCGCGAAGCCGGGTGGACTTCACGCTCTCGGAGACGGGCATGGTGCGGGGCCGGGTGACGCAGGCCTCGGGCGCGCCGCTGCCCGAGCCGGCCGTGGTGCGCGCGATGGCGAAGGAGGGCTCCGGCGGCCTGCTGGACATGGGCCTCGCCGAGACGGACGCGGAGGGCCACTACCAGCTGGAGCTGCGCGCGGGCGTCTACCAACTCACCGCCGTGCTGCCGGGAGCCCGCTACACCTACCACCACGTGGATGACCCGGCGGTGACGGTGGAGCCCGGCGCCTCGGTGATGATGGACCTCACGCTGCTGAACGAGCGCGGGCTGCACGGCGTGGTGCTGGAACCCTCGGGAACGCCGAGCCCCGGGGCCCTGGTGGTGGTGACCCAGGCGGGGGACTTCCCCTTCTCCTTCCCCGTGGACGCGGACGAAGAGGGGCGCTTCAACGTCCCGCCCCACCCCCAGCCCACCACGCTGACACTGCGGGCGCACCACGCGGGCCGGCTCAGTGTGCCCCTGCCCATTCCAGAGGGCGCGGGCGAGCTGAAGCTCCAACTCCAACCCGCGGCCACGCTCCACGGACGCGTGGTGGCACGCAGCGGCGCCGCGCCGAGCGGCTTCACCCTGCGGCTGCTCAACGCGGACGGCTCGGTGCCGGCGTGGGCTCGCGACACGCAGCGGACGTTCCCCGGCGGCGAATTCCTGCTCACCGATGCCCCGGGACAGCCGCTGAAGGTGAGCGTACGCACCACGGACGGACGCACGGGCGAGGCACAGGTGACGCTCTCACCGGGACAGCGCGCGGACGTGGAGGTGCCGCTGACGGGCGGTGCGGCCTCCATTTCGGGGCGGGTGGTGTGGAGCCCCTCGGGCGCACCGGCCTCGGGAGTGGGCCTCTACCTGGACCGGGCACCGGGCTCGGCGGCCGATGCGCACTCGGGACCCGATGGGCGCTTCCGCCTGGCGGACGTGACGCCCGGGGCGCATACCGTGCAACTGCTCGCGCCGGAGGGCAGGCCGGAGACGCGCACCGTGACGGTGGCCACGAGCGAGGCGGTGGACGTGGGCGACGTGCAGGTGACGGCGCGCAAGGCGAACGCGGGCAGCGTGGGCGCGGGCTTCAGTGAGAACCAGGGGCAGGTGTCCATCGCGTGGCTGACGCCGGAGGGCCCCGCGGCCCGGGGTGGCGTGCGCGTGGGGGATCGGCTGCTGTCCGTGGATGGGCAGGTGGTGCGCAACCGCACCGAGGCGGAGCGCCGCACCCAGGGCGCACCCGGCACACCGGTCCAGGTGACGGTGCGGCGCGAGGGCGGCGTGGAGCAGACGCTGCTGTTGACCCGGGCCGATTGA